A region of Spodoptera frugiperda isolate SF20-4 chromosome 26, AGI-APGP_CSIRO_Sfru_2.0, whole genome shotgun sequence DNA encodes the following proteins:
- the LOC118264498 gene encoding transcription factor Adf-1, which yields MNEIDLIKEVEKRPILYDKSVSGFNKTKLRDDAWKEVQQSLHVSESECKKRWRSLRDSFIKLQRTHGGRTRWPYHQAMRFLLPHIETKDNGAIHKKEPEDSDGEEEMRQRAIQCLPDLSYSQDNKYDDDDEEDSQPSPKKARQNSTDEEATSCSCNNRTDPDELFLISCAPTLKRLNAKQNALARLKIQQVLLEAEFGSQMELPYVTPASDCDFDAVE from the exons ATGAATGAGATAGATTTAATCAAAGAAGTAGAAAAGCGACCAATTTTGTACGACAAGTCTGTGAgtggttttaataaaactaagctTAGAGACGACGCATGGAAGGAGGTACAACAATCGCTACATGTTTCTG AATCGGAGTGTAAGAAGCGATGGAGGTCCCTGCGCGATTCGTTCATAAAACTCCAGAGGACCCACGGAGGTCGCACGAGGTGGCCTTACCACCAGGCCATGAGGTTCCTGCTGCCGCACATAGAAACTAAGGACAATGG AGCAATTCACAAAAAGGAGCCTGAGGACTCGGACGGCGAAGAGGAAATGCGGCAGCGTGCCATCCAATGCTTACCAGACCTGTCGTACAGCCAGGACAACAAATACGATGACGATGATGAGGAAGACTCCCAACCTTCGCCTAAGAAGGCTCGCCAGAACTCCACGGACGAAGAAGCAACATCTTGCTCCTGCAACAATAGAACAGACCCTGACGAGTTATTCCTCATCAGTTGTGCCCCCACCCTTAAACGGCTGAATGCTAAACAGAACGCGCTAGCCCGACTCAAAATCCAACAAGTTTTGTTGGAAGCAGAATTCGGTTCGCAAATGGAACTCCCGTACGTGACGCCGGCGAGTGATTGTGACTTCGACGCGGTTGAATAA